Proteins from a genomic interval of Candidatus Nomurabacteria bacterium:
- a CDS encoding APC family permease: MKHSNHNRTAQYKKNSLSLAGAVSMGTAVIIGAGIFALTGQIAELAGPLFPLIFLVGAIVTAFSAYSYVRLASTYPSAGGIAMFLKEAYGMGTITAFGALLMYFSMVINESLVARTFGTYTLQLFDVSKTGWLVSLLGVGLLIFAFIINILGNKAVSKVSLLFSIIKIGGITSFALAGLWLSGFSFASFSAETEASYGLTGSIAAVALAILAYKGFTTITNSGSEIKKPHKNVGRAIIISLVICVLVYFLVALAVAGNLPLPQIIQAKNFALAEAARPAFGSFGLWFTVLLAVVATISSVIASSFAVSRMLAMLTEMKLVPHRHFKLPGDIQTHTLVYTIVVAIFLTIFFDLSRIASLGAIFYLIMDMMVHWGLLTRLKDKVNSKSYIVITAIILDVVVLGAFVFIKFSSDPLVIYSAVLGLSAILGFERFYLRNTKST; this comes from the coding sequence ATGAAACATTCAAATCACAACAGAACGGCTCAATACAAAAAGAACAGCTTATCGTTGGCTGGTGCAGTATCAATGGGTACGGCTGTGATTATCGGTGCTGGTATTTTTGCACTTACTGGACAAATCGCTGAACTAGCTGGACCACTGTTTCCACTTATCTTCCTCGTCGGTGCCATAGTAACTGCGTTTAGTGCATATTCTTATGTAAGGCTTGCTAGTACGTACCCTAGTGCTGGAGGAATCGCAATGTTTCTTAAAGAAGCCTATGGCATGGGTACTATCACTGCCTTTGGAGCGCTACTCATGTACTTCTCAATGGTCATAAATGAAAGTCTCGTAGCAAGGACCTTTGGAACCTACACCCTACAATTATTTGATGTATCAAAAACTGGATGGCTTGTATCTTTGTTGGGCGTTGGCTTGCTGATTTTTGCTTTCATCATCAATATCCTTGGCAATAAGGCGGTTAGTAAGGTCTCGCTGTTATTTTCAATTATTAAAATTGGCGGTATTACATCATTCGCTTTGGCGGGTTTGTGGTTGTCTGGGTTCTCTTTTGCGAGCTTTTCCGCAGAGACTGAAGCAAGTTATGGTCTAACTGGTTCAATCGCTGCCGTTGCTTTAGCGATTCTAGCCTATAAAGGATTCACCACAATAACTAATAGTGGCTCAGAAATAAAGAAACCACATAAGAACGTTGGTAGAGCTATAATAATCTCTTTAGTTATATGTGTACTTGTCTACTTTTTAGTAGCTTTAGCTGTGGCAGGCAACCTACCACTCCCTCAAATTATTCAAGCCAAAAACTTCGCTCTTGCTGAAGCTGCTCGGCCTGCATTTGGGAGCTTCGGGCTATGGTTCACAGTTCTACTGGCAGTAGTTGCCACTATCTCTAGCGTCATTGCCAGCTCTTTTGCAGTATCTCGCATGTTAGCGATGCTAACCGAAATGAAACTCGTTCCACATCGACACTTTAAACTACCAGGTGATATTCAAACCCACACGTTGGTATACACCATTGTAGTAGCTATATTCTTAACCATATTCTTTGATCTCAGTAGAATCGCGTCGCTTGGTGCTATCTTCTATCTAATTATGGATATGATGGTTCATTGGGGCTTGCTGACTCGTCTTAAAGACAAAGTTAATTCCAAAAGCTATATAGTAATTACTGCAATTATCCTTGATGTCGTTGTTCTTGGCGCATTTGTATTTATAAAATTCAGTAGCGATCCGTTAGTTATTTACTCCGCAGTTCTAGGCCTCTCAGCAATTCTAGGATTTGAGCGTTTTTACCTGCGTAACACCAAGTCAACTTAA
- a CDS encoding heavy metal translocating P-type ATPase: MFKQKFWVSLLLTLPVLYFSQTIQDLIGFTAPSFTGSQYIPAILGITIFFYGGLVFLKSAKAEIANRQPGMMTLISMAISVAFVYSSLITLSIVDGMSFWWELASLITIMLLGHWLEMASISNAQGALKELAKLLPDEAELITTSGTKTVSISELKVGDKVLVRPGAGIPMDGLVVKGESKVNESMLTGESKPVEKSKNDQVIGGTINGSGSLTIKITKVGDDTALSGIMKMVADAQATKSKTQLLADKAASYLFYYALLAAFITGFAWTVFGDVSANYTLERIVAVLIIACPHALGLAIPLVTAISTSKGANAGLLVRQRMALESARNIDVVLFDKTGTLTKGEQGVTQVIGADSKRILELASGVEQESEHPIARAIVAAANERKLKPAKVTGFSALEGRGAKAKIGNKVLYLGGPQLLKELGVTLSASFAKATSEANENGQSIIYLVENNQTLGALLISDVIREESRKAVEELQKSGKRVAMITGDSEGVAKWVSSELGLDEYYAEVLPGNKADIVKKLQSDGSIVAMVGDGVNDAPALTQADIGIAIGAGTDVAIESAGIVLASSDPRGVAKIVKLSKKTYTKMVQNLIWATGYNLLAVPAAAGAFASVGFVLSPAIGAALMSLSTIIVAANAQLLRRVEL, translated from the coding sequence ATGTTTAAGCAGAAGTTTTGGGTCTCTCTCCTACTAACCTTGCCCGTCTTATATTTTTCTCAGACTATTCAGGATTTAATTGGTTTTACAGCACCTTCGTTTACAGGTAGTCAGTATATTCCTGCCATTTTGGGCATCACCATATTTTTCTATGGCGGCCTGGTTTTCTTGAAAAGTGCTAAAGCTGAGATCGCTAATCGACAGCCTGGCATGATGACGCTTATCTCTATGGCAATTTCAGTTGCCTTCGTCTATAGCTCTTTGATTACTCTAAGCATCGTCGACGGCATGAGTTTCTGGTGGGAGTTAGCCTCTTTAATAACCATCATGCTACTCGGACATTGGTTGGAGATGGCCTCGATCAGCAATGCCCAAGGCGCTTTAAAAGAACTGGCTAAGTTACTGCCTGATGAGGCTGAACTCATTACCACTAGTGGCACTAAAACCGTATCTATTAGTGAACTAAAAGTTGGAGATAAGGTTTTAGTTCGACCTGGCGCAGGCATACCTATGGATGGACTGGTTGTTAAAGGCGAATCCAAAGTTAACGAATCAATGCTTACGGGAGAATCTAAGCCAGTTGAAAAATCTAAAAATGATCAAGTTATTGGTGGCACAATTAATGGCAGTGGCTCACTGACGATAAAAATCACAAAGGTTGGCGATGATACTGCACTATCTGGGATCATGAAGATGGTTGCTGACGCACAAGCTACTAAATCAAAAACTCAGTTGCTAGCCGATAAGGCCGCGTCATATCTCTTTTACTATGCTCTACTTGCCGCGTTTATCACAGGTTTTGCGTGGACTGTGTTTGGTGATGTCAGCGCCAACTATACACTGGAGCGTATCGTCGCTGTACTAATCATTGCCTGCCCTCACGCACTGGGCTTGGCAATTCCGCTAGTGACAGCTATCTCCACCTCAAAAGGTGCCAATGCTGGTCTACTCGTACGCCAACGAATGGCACTGGAATCAGCCCGTAATATAGACGTGGTATTGTTTGACAAAACCGGTACTCTTACCAAGGGCGAACAAGGTGTGACACAAGTTATTGGAGCTGATTCTAAGCGTATCTTAGAACTTGCCAGCGGAGTTGAGCAAGAGTCAGAGCATCCAATTGCTCGGGCAATCGTAGCGGCTGCAAATGAGCGTAAGCTCAAGCCAGCTAAAGTGACGGGTTTCTCGGCACTAGAGGGCCGTGGTGCAAAAGCTAAGATCGGGAATAAGGTACTGTATTTGGGCGGCCCACAACTGTTGAAAGAACTAGGAGTTACGCTAAGTGCATCTTTTGCTAAGGCAACAAGTGAGGCTAACGAAAACGGTCAAAGCATAATTTATCTTGTTGAAAACAACCAAACTCTCGGGGCATTACTTATATCCGATGTCATTCGAGAAGAGTCTCGCAAAGCAGTCGAGGAGCTACAAAAATCTGGTAAACGTGTTGCTATGATTACAGGTGACTCTGAAGGCGTTGCAAAGTGGGTCTCGAGCGAACTAGGTCTAGATGAGTATTATGCAGAGGTTCTGCCAGGAAACAAGGCTGACATAGTTAAGAAGCTTCAATCCGATGGATCGATAGTAGCCATGGTTGGCGACGGTGTGAATGACGCCCCTGCTCTAACCCAGGCAGATATCGGCATTGCTATTGGGGCTGGTACTGATGTTGCGATTGAATCGGCCGGAATAGTCCTGGCTAGCAGTGATCCAAGGGGCGTCGCCAAGATCGTCAAGCTCTCAAAGAAAACGTACACTAAAATGGTCCAAAATCTTATCTGGGCAACGGGTTATAACTTGCTGGCAGTCCCGGCAGCTGCGGGAGCATTTGCATCAGTTGGATTCGTACTATCACCAGCGATCGGCGCGGCTCTTATGTCGCTCTCCACTATAATAGTAGCTGCTAATGCTCAGTTACTTCGACGTGTTGAGTTATAA
- a CDS encoding DUF2779 domain-containing protein encodes MVEPGVLDLYEIKSSTSTKLDHAYDLTFQVHVLEKLGFSVRNVAVIHVNNQYVRSGAIEADKITTTTDITEKVRDKAAATEQNIAKAREIMALDSCPDMSPQLAGLGAFKDWLEIYKAINKQTFGSIYELGGINAKALDTFESYGIQTIEDIPENLPINASIDKQMRAYRNNGPIIDTLRLKQFLDSLVFPLYFFDYETLARLVPYFDGMKPYAQYPFQYSLHILDDPDGDYRHEEYLHTENSNPAKSIVEAMKSYIGPTGSVIAWNMGFEKSCNDTLAEFVPESKEFLEDVNKRMVDLMVPFSSGAYVDFRFKGSASIKNVLPVLVPELSYKELGIQEGGSAQRLWMQAVLDGKHIENKDKILQDLRDYCQLDTFAMLEIYRVLRSEII; translated from the coding sequence GTGGTTGAGCCTGGGGTGCTGGATTTGTATGAAATAAAGTCTAGCACTAGCACCAAGCTTGATCACGCGTATGACCTCACCTTCCAGGTGCATGTGCTAGAAAAACTTGGTTTTTCGGTCCGTAACGTTGCTGTCATTCACGTAAATAATCAGTATGTACGCAGTGGCGCAATTGAAGCTGATAAAATAACTACTACGACAGATATCACCGAAAAAGTACGTGATAAGGCAGCTGCAACCGAGCAAAATATTGCAAAGGCTCGTGAGATCATGGCCTTAGATTCATGCCCAGATATGTCGCCACAGCTAGCTGGCCTTGGAGCCTTCAAAGATTGGCTCGAGATATATAAGGCAATCAACAAGCAGACCTTCGGTAGTATTTATGAACTTGGTGGTATTAACGCCAAGGCGCTCGATACATTCGAATCTTATGGTATACAAACAATTGAGGATATCCCAGAAAATCTTCCAATCAACGCTAGTATCGACAAACAAATGCGCGCCTATCGAAACAATGGGCCAATCATTGATACGCTTCGCCTAAAGCAGTTTCTCGATTCACTCGTATTCCCGCTCTACTTTTTTGATTACGAAACACTTGCCCGTCTCGTGCCCTATTTCGATGGCATGAAGCCGTATGCGCAGTATCCGTTCCAGTATTCGCTGCACATACTAGATGACCCGGATGGTGATTATAGACACGAAGAATATCTTCACACCGAGAATTCTAACCCCGCCAAGTCTATTGTTGAGGCAATGAAGTCATACATAGGACCTACCGGCTCTGTCATTGCTTGGAATATGGGCTTTGAAAAAAGTTGCAACGATACATTGGCTGAGTTCGTTCCCGAGTCTAAAGAATTCCTGGAAGACGTCAATAAACGTATGGTTGATCTGATGGTGCCATTCTCAAGCGGTGCGTATGTTGATTTTCGCTTCAAGGGAAGTGCGAGTATTAAAAATGTATTACCAGTACTAGTGCCTGAACTTTCATATAAAGAACTAGGTATTCAAGAAGGTGGTTCCGCACAGAGGCTCTGGATGCAAGCAGTACTAGACGGCAAACATATTGAAAATAAGGATAAGATCCTGCAAGATTTAAGAGATTACTGTCAACTCGACACATTCGCGATGTTAGAGATATATAGAGTACTGAGAAGCGAAATTATATGA
- a CDS encoding metal-sensitive transcriptional regulator yields the protein MIQDIKKRATHRSKIIEGQFKGLIKAIEKEEYCMDILIQSLAIQKSLSSLNKLILENHIRTHVKDNLRSDSETVQEESIAELLSLYNLNNK from the coding sequence ATGATTCAAGATATTAAAAAACGCGCAACGCATCGATCAAAAATTATTGAAGGTCAATTTAAAGGTCTCATTAAGGCTATTGAAAAAGAAGAATATTGTATGGATATACTTATTCAAAGCCTTGCGATACAGAAGTCTTTGTCGTCATTAAATAAACTTATCCTCGAAAATCACATTCGTACTCATGTTAAAGATAATCTACGCTCAGATTCCGAAACTGTTCAAGAAGAATCTATCGCTGAGCTCTTAAGCTTGTATAACCTCAATAATAAGTAA